A single genomic interval of Mangifera indica cultivar Alphonso chromosome 5, CATAS_Mindica_2.1, whole genome shotgun sequence harbors:
- the LOC123216946 gene encoding TORTIFOLIA1-like protein 4 isoform X1: MSLQKRSSPTKSPLPPSTQNLKQRVIACLNKLADRDTLSLATAELESIAKTLTQESFSSFLSCLQNTDSSCKSPVRKQCVNLLTLLSQTHGNSLSPHLSKMIATVVRRLRDPDSSVRSACIVATTAMSSHITKPSFSVVSRPLIELVLVEQDVNSQVGGAMCLSAAIEAAANPEVEQLRKLLPRLGKVVKSEGSKTKAAVLGVIGSVVEVGGARNKGVLDWLVPFVREFLTCDDWATRKAAAEVLGKVASVEQDLASEYKNASLAALESRRFDKIKLVRETMKRTLELWQEVPGDCDELPALSDSKSSSADNGSDGWFPSITKGFQDAGFKTPPPKKMVPTSCSPSSDSSYGTTAKNEITLRSKSRTDDRKPPDWKVEIAVPRSASKVTCADDDDPKLGEKGNNVNSRPETKRVLFSKIHSDKVCKFSSFRSGSRVVPCPDDENSDFVASNGTEEVCDDPKDAEDLSLIRQQLLQIENQQSSLLDLLQRFIGSSQCGLNSLETRVDGLEMALDEISYDLALSNGRIPNKEYAENICCKLPGTEFLSSKFWRRTEGQFSTSRLSSSGNMECFRAINATADTETYNIDNQKLQHPYGGGYILNSLSDVHDSGLQSNRTLKNIIQKSDRSQACSIGGPDGPSPSSVSKNQVIINRRLST, translated from the exons ATGTCTTTGCAAAAGCGATCCTCTCCGACTAAGAGCCCGCTTCCTCCTTCGACTCAAAATCTCAAGCAACGAGTCATAGCGTGCCTCAATAAACTTGCCGACCGGGACACGCTGTCCTTAGCCACGGCCGAGCTGGAGTCCATCGCCAAAACTTTAACTCAAGAGTCGTTCTCCTCGTTTCTCAGCTGCCTACAGAACACTGACTCGTCTTGCAAGTCTCCGGTTCGGAAACAATGCGTGAACTTACTGACTTTGCTTTCCCAGACACATGGAAACTCTCTCTCGCCGCATCTCTCCAAAATGATCGCCACTGTCGTTCGCCGGTTACGGGACCCCGATTCGTCCGTGAGATCGGCATGCATTGTGGCAACGACTGCCATGTCATCACACATCACGAAGCCGTCGTTTTCGGTGGTGTCGAGACCGTTGATTGAATTGGTACTAGTAGAGCAGGACGTGAACTCGCAGGTCGGTGGGGCGATGTGTTTATCGGCGGCGATAGAGGCGGCTGCGAATCCGGAAGTCGAGCAGTTGAGGAAGCTTTTGCCTAGACTGGGGAAGGTGGTGAAGAGCGAGGGGTCTAAAACGAAAGCTGCGGTCTTGGGAGTGATTGGAAGTGTTGTTGAAGTCGGAGGAGCGAGAAATAAGGGAGTATTGGACTGGTTAGTGCCGTTTGTTCGCGAGTTTTTGACATGTGATGATTGGGCCACCAGAAAGGCCGCCGCCGAGGTGTTGGGGAAGGTGGCTTCCGTTGAGCAGGACTTAGCCTCAGAGTATAAAAACGCATCTTTGGCGGCTCTGGAAAGTAGAAGATTTGACAAG ATAAAGCTTGTTCGAGAGACTATGAAACGTACATTGGAGCTGTGGCAGGAGGTTCCTGGTGATTGTGACGAGCTCCCGGCTCTGTCTGATTCTAAATCTTCTTCAGCAG ATAATGGTAGTGACGGATGGTTTCCTTCTATCACCAAAGGTTTTCAAGATGCTGGTTTTAAAACTCCACCACCAAAGAAAATGGTTCCCACTAGTTGTTCCCCTTCATCAGATAGTTCATATGGGACCACTGCCAAAAATGAAATCACTTTGAGAAGTAAGTCAAGAACAGATGATAGAAAACCCCCTGATTGGAAAGTTGAAATTGCAGTACCACGCTCAGCTTCCAAGGTGACCTGTGCAGATGATGATGATCCTAAACTAGGAGAGAAGGGAAATAATGTGAACTCTCGGCCAGAAACCAAACGTGTGCTCTTCAGCAAAATCCACAGTGACAAAGTTTGTAAATTTAGTAGTTTCAGATCGGGGTCTAGGGTGGTCCCATGTCCTGATGATGAGAATTCAGATTTTGTAGCCAGCAATGGTACTGAAGAAGTTTGTGACGACCCAAAAGATGCTGAGGATCTCTCTTTGATCCGTCAACAACTTCTTCAGATTGAAAACCAGCAGTCCAGTCTTTTGGACCTTCTTCAG AGATTCATTGGGAGCTCCCAGTGTGGGTTGAATTCTCTAGAGACCCGTGTCGATGGCCTGGAGATGGCTCTGGATGAAATCTCATATGATCTGGCATTATCAAATGGAAGGATCCCAAACAAAGAGTATGCAGAAAACATATGCTGCAAATTGCCTGGCACAGAATTCTTGAGTTCCAAGTTTTGGCGGAGGACAGAAGGTCAGTTTTCTACCTCGAGgttgtcttcatctgggaatATGGAATGCTTCCGTGCCATAAATGCCACAGCTGATACTGAAACATACAACATAGATAACCAAAAATTACAGCACCCATATGGAGGTGGATACATTTTGAACTCATTGTCAGATGTTCATGACTCTGGGTTACAGTCAAATAGAACTTTGAAGAACATCATCCAAAAGTCTGACAGGTCGCAAGCTTGCAGCATTGGTGGCCCTGATGGGCCTTCTCCATCTTCTGTTTCTAAAAATCAAGTGATTATAAATAGGAG ATTATCTACATAA
- the LOC123216946 gene encoding TORTIFOLIA1-like protein 4 isoform X2: MSLQKRSSPTKSPLPPSTQNLKQRVIACLNKLADRDTLSLATAELESIAKTLTQESFSSFLSCLQNTDSSCKSPVRKQCVNLLTLLSQTHGNSLSPHLSKMIATVVRRLRDPDSSVRSACIVATTAMSSHITKPSFSVVSRPLIELVLVEQDVNSQVGGAMCLSAAIEAAANPEVEQLRKLLPRLGKVVKSEGSKTKAAVLGVIGSVVEVGGARNKGVLDWLVPFVREFLTCDDWATRKAAAEVLGKVASVEQDLASEYKNASLAALESRRFDKIKLVRETMKRTLELWQEVPGDCDELPALSDSKSSSADNGSDGWFPSITKGFQDAGFKTPPPKKMVPTSCSPSSDSSYGTTAKNEITLRNDDDPKLGEKGNNVNSRPETKRVLFSKIHSDKVCKFSSFRSGSRVVPCPDDENSDFVASNGTEEVCDDPKDAEDLSLIRQQLLQIENQQSSLLDLLQRFIGSSQCGLNSLETRVDGLEMALDEISYDLALSNGRIPNKEYAENICCKLPGTEFLSSKFWRRTEGQFSTSRLSSSGNMECFRAINATADTETYNIDNQKLQHPYGGGYILNSLSDVHDSGLQSNRTLKNIIQKSDRSQACSIGGPDGPSPSSVSKNQVIINRRLST; the protein is encoded by the exons ATGTCTTTGCAAAAGCGATCCTCTCCGACTAAGAGCCCGCTTCCTCCTTCGACTCAAAATCTCAAGCAACGAGTCATAGCGTGCCTCAATAAACTTGCCGACCGGGACACGCTGTCCTTAGCCACGGCCGAGCTGGAGTCCATCGCCAAAACTTTAACTCAAGAGTCGTTCTCCTCGTTTCTCAGCTGCCTACAGAACACTGACTCGTCTTGCAAGTCTCCGGTTCGGAAACAATGCGTGAACTTACTGACTTTGCTTTCCCAGACACATGGAAACTCTCTCTCGCCGCATCTCTCCAAAATGATCGCCACTGTCGTTCGCCGGTTACGGGACCCCGATTCGTCCGTGAGATCGGCATGCATTGTGGCAACGACTGCCATGTCATCACACATCACGAAGCCGTCGTTTTCGGTGGTGTCGAGACCGTTGATTGAATTGGTACTAGTAGAGCAGGACGTGAACTCGCAGGTCGGTGGGGCGATGTGTTTATCGGCGGCGATAGAGGCGGCTGCGAATCCGGAAGTCGAGCAGTTGAGGAAGCTTTTGCCTAGACTGGGGAAGGTGGTGAAGAGCGAGGGGTCTAAAACGAAAGCTGCGGTCTTGGGAGTGATTGGAAGTGTTGTTGAAGTCGGAGGAGCGAGAAATAAGGGAGTATTGGACTGGTTAGTGCCGTTTGTTCGCGAGTTTTTGACATGTGATGATTGGGCCACCAGAAAGGCCGCCGCCGAGGTGTTGGGGAAGGTGGCTTCCGTTGAGCAGGACTTAGCCTCAGAGTATAAAAACGCATCTTTGGCGGCTCTGGAAAGTAGAAGATTTGACAAG ATAAAGCTTGTTCGAGAGACTATGAAACGTACATTGGAGCTGTGGCAGGAGGTTCCTGGTGATTGTGACGAGCTCCCGGCTCTGTCTGATTCTAAATCTTCTTCAGCAG ATAATGGTAGTGACGGATGGTTTCCTTCTATCACCAAAGGTTTTCAAGATGCTGGTTTTAAAACTCCACCACCAAAGAAAATGGTTCCCACTAGTTGTTCCCCTTCATCAGATAGTTCATATGGGACCACTGCCAAAAATGAAATCACTTTGAGAA ATGATGATGATCCTAAACTAGGAGAGAAGGGAAATAATGTGAACTCTCGGCCAGAAACCAAACGTGTGCTCTTCAGCAAAATCCACAGTGACAAAGTTTGTAAATTTAGTAGTTTCAGATCGGGGTCTAGGGTGGTCCCATGTCCTGATGATGAGAATTCAGATTTTGTAGCCAGCAATGGTACTGAAGAAGTTTGTGACGACCCAAAAGATGCTGAGGATCTCTCTTTGATCCGTCAACAACTTCTTCAGATTGAAAACCAGCAGTCCAGTCTTTTGGACCTTCTTCAG AGATTCATTGGGAGCTCCCAGTGTGGGTTGAATTCTCTAGAGACCCGTGTCGATGGCCTGGAGATGGCTCTGGATGAAATCTCATATGATCTGGCATTATCAAATGGAAGGATCCCAAACAAAGAGTATGCAGAAAACATATGCTGCAAATTGCCTGGCACAGAATTCTTGAGTTCCAAGTTTTGGCGGAGGACAGAAGGTCAGTTTTCTACCTCGAGgttgtcttcatctgggaatATGGAATGCTTCCGTGCCATAAATGCCACAGCTGATACTGAAACATACAACATAGATAACCAAAAATTACAGCACCCATATGGAGGTGGATACATTTTGAACTCATTGTCAGATGTTCATGACTCTGGGTTACAGTCAAATAGAACTTTGAAGAACATCATCCAAAAGTCTGACAGGTCGCAAGCTTGCAGCATTGGTGGCCCTGATGGGCCTTCTCCATCTTCTGTTTCTAAAAATCAAGTGATTATAAATAGGAG ATTATCTACATAA